One part of the Procambarus clarkii isolate CNS0578487 chromosome 41, FALCON_Pclarkii_2.0, whole genome shotgun sequence genome encodes these proteins:
- the LOC138373063 gene encoding mucin-6-like: MSHHPNPCPTTPTTTTHVPTLEHLFNHSNTCPNTSTHVPPPLHMSHHSNTCPTIPRHVPQTQHMSHLPNTCPTTPTHVQPLQHMSHHPNTYHTTPTHVPPPQNISHHSNTCPTTPSHDPPLQHMSHHSNTCPNTYHTTPTHVPPLQHMSHHPKTCPTTPTHVTPLQHMSHHSNTCPTTPTHVPPPKHMSYYSNTCHTTTTHFPPLRHISHHTNTCPTTPTHVPQPQNMSYYSNTCPTTPTHVHPFQHMSNHSNTRSTTLTHVPTLQHMSHHPNTIHTIPIHVPPPQHYSHHSNTCLTTPKDVPPLQHLSHHSITCPTTPSHFPPFQYMSHHSNTFPFIPTHVPPFQHMSLHSYTCYTTPTHITTLQHMSHHSNTCSTTPTHVLLLQHMSNHSHTCPTTPTPV, encoded by the coding sequence atgtctcaCCACCCCAACCCATGTCCCACTACTCCAACCACTACAACACATGTCCCAACACTAGAACACCTGTttaaccactccaacacatgtcccaacacttcaacacatgtcccaccacccctacacatgtcacaccactccaacacatgtcccacaatCCCAAGACATGTCCCACAgacccaacacatgtcccacctccccaacacatgtcccaccactccaacacatgtccaaccactccaacacatgtcccaccaccccaatacATAtcacaccactccaacacatgtcccaccaccccaaaacATAtcacaccactccaacacatgtcccactacTCCATCACATgatccaccactccaacacatgtcccaccactccaacacatgtcccaacaCATATCACActactccaacacatgtcccaccactccaacacatgtcccaccaccccaaaacatgtcccaccactccaacacatgtcacACCTCTCCAACACATGtcacaccactccaacacatgtcccacaaccccaacacatgtcccaccacccaAACACATGTCGTACTACTCCAACACAtgtcacaccaccacaacacatttcCCACCACTCCGACACAtatcccaccacaccaacacatgtcccaccactccaacacatgtcccacaacCCCAAAACATGTCCTActactccaacacatgtcccaccactcctacACATGTCCACCCATTCCAACACATGTCCAACCACTCCAACACACGCTCCACCACTCTAACACATGTCCcaacactccaacacatgtcccaccaccccaacactattCACACCATTCCAATtcatgtcccaccaccccaacactattCACACCATTCCAACACATGTCTAACCACCCCAAAAGATGTTCCTCCACTCCAACACTTGTCCCACCACTCcatcacatgtcccaccactccatcaCATTTCCCTCCATTCCAATACATGtcacaccactccaacacatttcCCTTTATTCCGACACATGTCCCACCATTCCAACACATGTCCCTCCACTCCTACACATGTTACACCACCCCAACACATATCAcaacactccaacacatgtctcaccactccaacacatgttctaccactccaacacatgtcctaCTACTCCAACACATGTCCAACCACTCCCACACATGTCCAACCACTCCAACACCTGTttaa
- the LOC138373064 gene encoding mucin-6-like encodes MSNHSNTCPITPPHVPPPQYISHHSNTCPTTPTHVQPLQHMSHHPKTCPTTPTNVQPLHHMSNHSNTCPNTPTHVPPPQHMSHYSNTCHTTPTHVPQPQHMSHHPNTCRTTPTHVPSPQHISNHSNTYPTTPTHVPPLQHMSHHPKTCPTTPTHVLLLLHMSNHSNTFPTTPTHVIPFQHMSHNPNTCQTTPTHVPPLQHMSYHSITCPTTPSHFPPFEHMSHHSNICPTTPTHFPFIPTHVPPFNTCLSTPTHVPQLQHLSRHSNTCPTTPTHVQPLQDMSHHPNTYHTTPTHVPPLQHMSHHPNTCPTTPTHVPPPQHMSHHSNTCHTTPTHVPPPQHMSHHSNTCPTTPTHVPPLQHISHHSITCHTTPSHFPPFQHISNHSNTCPTTPTYVPPPQHMSHHSNTSLTTPSHVVQLQHTSLHSITCSTTATHIQPFQNMSLHSNTCPATPTHVPLLQHMSNHSNTCSKTPTHITPLQHMPHHPNTCPTTPTHVQPLQHMSNHYNTCLTTQTHVPTLQHMSHHPNTCHTTPTHVPQPQDMSHSPNTCPTTPTHVPPLKHMSNHSNTCPTTPIHITPLQHMSHHPNTFHTTPKHVPPLQHMSNHSNTCPSTPIHITPLQHMAHHPNTYHTTPTHVPPLQHMSKHTNTCLTTPSHAPPLQHMSQHSNTYPSTPTHVTLLQHMSHHSNTRSTTPTHVPPPQHISRHPKTCPTTPTHVQPLQHTFHHSNTCPTTPTHAPPLQHMSHHPNTYHATPKHVPPLQHMSNHSNTRSTTPTHVPTFQHMSHDSNTCPTTLKHVPLLQHMSHHSYTCQTTPTHVQPL; translated from the coding sequence atgtccaaccactccaacacatgtccaatcactccaccacatgtcccaccaccccaatacATAtcacaccactccaacacatgtccaaccactccaacacatgtccaaccactccaacacatgtcacaccaccccaaaacatgtcccaccactccaacaaatGTCCAACCACTCCATCACATGTCCAACCACTCCAACACTTGTCCCAACACTCCAACACATGTTCCACCACCTCAACACATGTCACACTACTCCAACACTTGtcacaccactccaacacatgtcccacaaccccaacacatgtcccaccacccaAACACATGtcgcaccactccaacacatgtcccatcACCCCAACACATTtccaaccactccaacacatatcccaccacaccaacacatgtcccaccactccaacacatgtcccaccaccccaaaacATGTCCCACTACTCCAACACATGTCCTACTACTCCTACACATGTCCAACCACTCCAACACctttcccaccaccccaacacatgtCATACCATTCCAACATATGTCCCACAACCCCAACACATGTCAAACAACCCCAACACATGTTcctccactccaacacatgtcctaCCACTCcatcacatgtcccaccactccatcaCATTTCCCTCCATtcgaacacatgtcccaccattcCAACATATGtccaaccactccaacacatTTCCCCTTTATTCCGACACATGTCCCACCATTCAACACATGTCTTTCCACTCCTACACATGTCCCACAACTCCAACACTTGTCccgccactccaacacatgtcccacaacTCCAACACATGTCCAACCACTCCAAGacatgtcccaccaccccaacacatatcacaccactccaacacatgtcccaccactccaacacatgtcccaccaccccaacacatgtcccactacTCCAACccatgtcccaccaccccaacacatgtcacaccactccaacacatgccacacaaccccaacacatgtcccaccaccccaacacatgtcccaccactccaacacatgtcccaccaccccaacacatgtTCCTCCACTCCAACACATTTCCCACCACTCCATCACATGTCACACCACTCCATCACATTTCCCTCCATTCCAACACATCtccaaccactccaacacatgtcccaccactccaacatatGTCCCTCCaccccaacacatgtcccaccactccaacacatctcTCACCACTCCATCTCATGTCGTACAACTCCAACACACGTCCCTTCACTCCATCACATGTTCCACCACTGCAACACATATCCAACCATTCCAAAACATGTCcctccactccaacacatgtcccgccactccaacacatgtcccactactccaacacatgtccaaccactccaacacatgttccAAGACCCCAACACATAtcacaccactccaacacatgccccaccaccccaacacatgtcccactactccaacacatgtccaaccactccaacacatgtccaaCCACTACAACACCTGTTTAACCACTCAAACACATGTCCCAACACttcaacacatgtcccaccaccccaacacatgtcacaccactccaacacatgtcccacaacCCCAAGACATGTCCCACAgccccaacacatgtcccaccaccccaacacatgtcccaccactcaaACACATGtccaaccactccaacacatgtcccaccaccccaatacATAtcacaccactccaacacatgtcccaccaccccaacacattTCACACCACCCCAaaacatgtcccaccactccaacacatgtccaaccactccaacacatgtccatCCACCCCAATACATAtcacaccactccaacacatggcccaccaccccaacacatatcacaccaccccaacacatgtcccaccactccaacatatgtccaaacacaccaacacatgtctaaccACTCCATCACACgctccaccactccaacacatgtcccaacaCTCCAACACATATCCCTCCACCCCAACACATGTCACActactccaacacatgtcccaccattcCAACACACgctccaccactccaacacatgtcccaccaccccaacacataTCACGCCACCCCAaaacatgtcccaccactccaacacatgtccaaccactccaacacacgttccaccactccaacacatgtccaaccactccaacacacgctccaccactccaacacatgtcccaccaccccaacacataTCACGCCACCCCAaaacatgtcccaccactccaacacatgtccaaccactccaacacacgttccaccactccaacacatgtcccaacattccaacacatgtcccacgactccaacacatgtcccaccaccctAAAACATGTCCCActactccaacacatgtcccaccactcctacACATGTcaaaccactccaacacatgttcaaccactctaa
- the LOC138373065 gene encoding uncharacterized protein has translation MSLHSYTCPTTPTHVPPPQHMSHHSNTCPTTPTHVPPPQHMSHDSNTCPTTPTHVPPLQHMSHHSNTFPFIPTHVLPLQHMSQYSNICLSTPTHVPPLQHMSHYSNHSNTCSTTPTHITPLQHMSHHLNTCLTTPSHVQPLQHMSNHYNTCLTTQTHVPILQHMSHQPNTCHTTPTHVPQPQDMSHSPNTCPTTPTHVPPLKHMSNHSNTCPTTPIHITPLQHMSHHPNSYHSTPKYVPPLQHMSNHSNTCPTTPTHATPLQHMSQHSNTCPTTPTHVTLLQHMSHHSNTCPTTPKHVPPLQHMSNHSNTCPTTPSHNPPLQHMSHHSNTCPTTPTHITYSNTCPTTPTHVPPPQNISHHSNTCPTTPTHVPPPQHISQHPKTCPTTPTHVQPLQHMSNYSNTRYTTPTHVPTLQHMSHHPNTCHTTPTHAPPLQHMSHHPKTCPTTPTHVQPLQHMSNHSIT, from the coding sequence atGTCCCTCCACTCCTACACATGTCCCACAACCCCAACACATGTtccaccaccccaacacatgtcacaccactccaacacatgtcccacaaccccaacacatgtcccaccaccccaacacatgtcccacgacTCCAACacttgtcccaccaccccaacacatgttcctccactccaacacatgtcccaccactccaacacatttcCCTTTATTCCGACACATGTcctaccactccaacacatgtcccaatACTCCAACATATGTCtctccactccaacacatgtcccgccactccaacacatgtcccactactccaaccactccaacacatgttccaccaccccaacacatatcacaccactccaacacatgtcccaccacctcAACACATGTCTCACTACTCCATCACATGtccaaccactccaacacatgtccaaCCACTACAACACCTGTTTAACCACTCAAACACATGTCCCAATACttcaacacatgtcccaccaaccCAACACATGtcacaccactccaacacatgtcccacaacCCCAAGACATGTCCCACAgccccaacacatgtcccaccaccccaacacatgtcccaccactcaaACACATGtccaaccactccaacacatgtcccaccaccccaatacATAtcacaccactccaacacatgtcccaccaccccaactcaTATCACAGCACCCCAAaatatgtcccaccactccaacacatgtccaaccactccaacacatgtccaaCTACTCCAACACACGctacaccactccaacacatgtcccaacactccaacacatgtcccaccaccccaacacatgtCACActactccaacacatgtcccaccactccaacacatgtcccaccaccccaaaacatgtgccaccactccaacacatgtccaaccactccaacacatgtccaaCCACTCCATCACATaatccaccactccaacacatgtcccaccactccaacacatgtcccaccaccccaacacataTCACttactccaacacatgtcccaccactccaacacatgtcccaccaccccaaaacatatcccaccactccaacacatgcccaaccactccaacacatgtcccaccaccccaacacataTCACAGCACCCCAaaacatgtcccaccactccaacacatgtccaaccactccaacacatgtccaaCTACTCCAACACACGctacaccactccaacacatgtcccaacactccaacacatgtcccaccaccccaacacatgtCACACTACTCCAACACAtgccccaccactccaacacatgtcccaccaccccaaaacatgtcccaccactccaacacatgtccaaccactccaacacatgtccaaCCACTCCATTACATga